In Pelosinus sp. UFO1, one genomic interval encodes:
- a CDS encoding PTS sugar transporter subunit IIB: MKRILLVCSAGMSTSLLVSKMRIAASEQEIEADIHAVAEAELSDHSDKVDVVLLGPQVRFLLSKMKVSLEPKGIHVAVINSVDYGTMNGENVLKQAIELIG; the protein is encoded by the coding sequence GTGAAGAGGATTTTATTGGTTTGCTCAGCAGGTATGTCAACAAGTTTATTAGTTAGCAAAATGAGGATCGCTGCTTCTGAGCAAGAAATTGAGGCTGACATTCATGCAGTGGCTGAGGCTGAGTTGAGTGATCATAGTGACAAAGTAGATGTTGTATTATTGGGCCCACAAGTAAGATTTTTATTAAGTAAGATGAAAGTTTCTTTAGAGCCAAAAGGAATTCATGTAGCTGTAATTAATAGTGTTGATTACGGTACTATGAATGGAGAGAATGTATTAAAACAAGCCATTGAACTAATTGGTTAG
- a CDS encoding PTS sugar transporter subunit IIC: MGSVIEFLEKYFVPFAGRIGSQRHLVAVRDGFVAIMPLVLVGALAVLINSFPIPAYQDVMINIFGKSWKSFGANLWTGTFAIMALITVFSTSFSLARSYNADGLAAALVSFGSLIMLYSGSEKDWAIPFGFLGAQGLFVALFVALISTEIFVKLMGNPRLLIKMPEGVPPAVAKSFAALIPSIVVLTLFGVLKCITNTLDIPNIHQAIFNAIQAPIAGLADHLGSAILVAFLVHILWFFGLHGTNILGPLLNAVYLPAINDNIAALQAGTAIPNIVTMPFFDAFVWMGGAGTTISLLAALFIAGKRKSNQSMAKLAAGPALFNINEPMMFGLPIVLNPLYLIPFVLTPIVLTIVTYMAIASGLVPKTIAMMPWTTPPVIGGFLVTGSVMGALLSLVNLVIGVVLYIPFIILGERHENKSDLAAKTGSIKGTNVRSEGV, translated from the coding sequence ATGGGATCTGTTATTGAATTTCTTGAGAAATATTTTGTTCCGTTTGCTGGCCGGATAGGCTCACAGAGACATTTGGTAGCTGTTCGTGATGGCTTTGTAGCAATTATGCCCTTAGTACTGGTTGGTGCTTTAGCGGTTTTAATTAATAGTTTTCCGATTCCTGCCTACCAGGATGTAATGATTAATATCTTCGGAAAGTCATGGAAATCTTTTGGTGCTAACTTATGGACAGGTACTTTTGCTATTATGGCTTTGATTACAGTCTTTAGTACAAGTTTCAGCTTGGCAAGATCCTATAATGCAGATGGATTAGCTGCGGCATTAGTTTCTTTCGGTTCGTTGATTATGCTTTATAGTGGATCGGAAAAAGATTGGGCCATTCCTTTTGGTTTTCTAGGTGCCCAAGGCTTATTTGTAGCTCTGTTTGTAGCGCTCATATCGACAGAAATATTTGTTAAACTTATGGGGAATCCAAGGCTGCTAATTAAAATGCCCGAGGGCGTGCCTCCAGCCGTTGCTAAATCCTTTGCGGCGTTAATACCATCGATTGTAGTGCTAACCCTATTTGGCGTTCTAAAATGCATAACGAATACCTTAGATATACCTAATATTCACCAAGCGATATTTAATGCGATACAAGCCCCTATTGCAGGTTTAGCCGATCATTTAGGTTCTGCCATATTAGTTGCTTTCTTGGTACATATTTTATGGTTCTTTGGTTTACACGGTACCAATATTTTAGGACCATTGTTGAATGCTGTATATTTACCAGCTATCAATGATAATATTGCGGCTCTACAAGCAGGTACAGCTATTCCCAATATTGTAACCATGCCTTTCTTTGATGCCTTTGTGTGGATGGGGGGAGCTGGAACAACGATCAGTTTATTAGCGGCCTTGTTTATCGCTGGCAAAAGAAAGAGTAATCAGAGTATGGCTAAACTAGCAGCAGGTCCAGCTTTGTTTAATATTAATGAACCGATGATGTTTGGGCTGCCAATTGTATTAAATCCCTTATATTTAATTCCTTTTGTCTTAACCCCGATTGTATTAACAATCGTAACCTACATGGCGATTGCTTCTGGTTTAGTTCCTAAAACCATTGCCATGATGCCTTGGACCACTCCTCCGGTAATTGGTGGATTCTTGGTGACGGGTTCCGTGATGGGTGCTCTACTGTCATTAGTGAATTTAGTAATTGGTGTAGTACTATATATACCTTTTATTATATTAGGTGAAAGGCATGAAAATAAATCCGATCTTGCAGCCAAAACTGGGAGCATAAAAGGTACTAATGTCAGAAGCGAAGGAGTATAA
- a CDS encoding PTS lactose/cellobiose transporter subunit IIA, whose protein sequence is METIILNIIIQSGDARSFAMEAIQCAKNGEFDKARELMEQSKDKLGCAHKEQTKLIHAEAGGGKTEISLLLIHAQDHLMTAMTVKDLANEIIEVYSRL, encoded by the coding sequence ATGGAGACCATAATACTAAATATCATAATACAAAGCGGCGACGCTAGAAGCTTTGCAATGGAAGCTATACAATGTGCTAAAAACGGAGAGTTTGATAAAGCAAGAGAATTGATGGAGCAGTCAAAAGATAAACTAGGCTGTGCCCACAAAGAACAAACCAAGCTAATTCATGCAGAAGCCGGAGGAGGGAAAACAGAAATTTCATTACTCTTGATACATGCACAAGATCATCTAATGACAGCAATGACGGTAAAAGATCTTGCCAATGAAATCATTGAGGTTTATTCAAGGTTGTAA
- a CDS encoding DUF871 domain-containing protein, with translation MRQLGISLYPNHTSVAENIAYIELASQYGFKRIFTCLLSVDQDIEQAINDFKIITACAKQNSMEVIADVAPVIFTKYGVSYQDLSFFKELGLDGIRLDLGFSGIEEAYMTLNPYGLKIELNVSNGTKYVDNIISYHPNVENILGCHNFYPHVYTGLGYNHFIKCSKQFKDLGIRTAAFVNSKSAMFGPWPVTEGLCTLEMHRDLSIDVQTKHLFATNVIDDVIIANAFASEGELKCLSEIDKYMLEFTVVFANNIPELEKKIVLEEFHFNRGDVSEYVARSTQSRVKYKDHNFPPFNTPDIRKGDVLIESSLYSRYAGELQIALKDMKNSGKTNVVGRIVEEEIFLLDYLEPWMKFKFTDLNK, from the coding sequence ATGCGGCAATTGGGAATATCCTTGTATCCAAATCATACGAGCGTGGCAGAAAATATAGCATATATTGAGCTTGCTTCCCAATATGGGTTTAAAAGAATCTTTACTTGTCTACTATCTGTAGATCAAGATATTGAGCAAGCGATAAATGATTTTAAGATAATAACTGCCTGTGCAAAGCAAAATAGTATGGAAGTGATTGCTGATGTTGCGCCAGTAATCTTTACAAAGTACGGAGTATCGTACCAAGATCTATCATTCTTTAAGGAATTAGGTCTTGATGGGATACGTTTAGATTTAGGTTTTAGCGGTATAGAAGAAGCATATATGACTTTAAATCCTTATGGATTAAAAATAGAGTTAAATGTTAGTAATGGTACTAAGTATGTAGATAATATTATTTCTTATCATCCTAATGTAGAAAATATTTTAGGGTGTCACAATTTCTACCCTCATGTTTATACTGGATTGGGATATAACCATTTCATTAAATGCAGCAAACAATTCAAAGATTTAGGGATTAGAACAGCAGCTTTTGTAAACTCCAAATCTGCTATGTTCGGTCCCTGGCCGGTAACAGAAGGGCTATGCACCTTAGAGATGCATAGGGATTTATCGATTGATGTGCAAACCAAGCACTTGTTTGCTACAAATGTAATTGATGATGTCATTATCGCCAATGCTTTTGCTTCCGAAGGAGAATTAAAATGTTTAAGTGAAATTGACAAATATATGCTAGAATTTACGGTTGTATTTGCAAATAATATTCCTGAGTTAGAAAAGAAGATTGTCCTAGAAGAATTTCACTTCAATCGAGGAGACGTGTCAGAGTATGTTGCTAGATCAACACAATCTAGAGTGAAGTACAAAGATCATAATTTTCCACCATTTAATACCCCAGATATAAGAAAAGGTGATGTTTTAATCGAATCTTCTCTATATTCTAGGTATGCAGGTGAGTTACAAATTGCCTTAAAAGACATGAAAAATAGCGGGAAAACAAATGTAGTAGGTAGAATCGTTGAAGAAGAAATATTCCTATTAGACTATCTGGAACCTTGGATGAAATTTAAATTTACTGATCTAAATAAATAG
- a CDS encoding S-layer homology domain-containing protein: protein MNKKMIATVVTAFVLGSGTALAASNPFADVSPNDWAYDAVKSLKQAGIIDGMDDSNFQGSRTMTRYEMAQIVGKAMYRSDKANAEHKAIIEKLAVEYKDELQSMGVRVSNVEKKTAGISDWKISGWAQTENTYGHAGDAKTFYDKDVWAPGVFDPATGTTGPATLIHKKGDVSNKGQTPLHEYNLEMRLAAEKQISDKLYGYYQIRTYTGLDGARRTTSDKDNRGTVETRQAWLSYNTSPSTKFTAGKIIMWDGFLHDDYLNGITVDTKLSNITSFYGATGRSSVNPDTIVNAATLSTKAGDVDLSARYLTGHVVGGADKGNIIGGTFGYNFKNGPAFMFGYANNTRAADGKDGKLEKVNLYKNIGGTDVTLRYEKQGPAFDTPIENCIHTGWWGDQYIRGLKGYRAIVGRTIAPNTYLETFYGDYKTIDGDMSAKKYGFSVQVSF from the coding sequence ATGAACAAAAAAATGATCGCCACTGTGGTTACCGCTTTTGTATTAGGTTCAGGAACTGCTCTTGCAGCTAGTAATCCCTTTGCTGATGTTTCTCCTAATGACTGGGCATATGATGCTGTAAAGAGCTTAAAGCAAGCAGGCATTATTGATGGTATGGATGATAGCAACTTTCAAGGCAGCAGGACGATGACTCGTTACGAAATGGCGCAAATCGTAGGTAAAGCTATGTATAGAAGTGATAAGGCCAATGCTGAGCATAAAGCGATTATTGAAAAATTGGCTGTTGAATATAAAGATGAATTACAAAGTATGGGTGTTCGTGTTAGTAATGTGGAAAAGAAAACTGCCGGCATAAGCGATTGGAAAATCAGTGGCTGGGCCCAAACTGAAAATACATATGGTCATGCTGGAGATGCTAAAACATTTTATGACAAAGACGTATGGGCACCTGGCGTATTTGATCCAGCGACTGGGACAACGGGACCAGCAACACTCATTCACAAGAAAGGTGACGTATCAAATAAGGGACAGACCCCATTGCATGAATATAACTTAGAAATGCGCTTGGCAGCTGAAAAACAAATAAGTGATAAATTGTATGGTTATTATCAAATTAGAACATATACTGGTCTTGATGGTGCTCGCCGTACTACTTCCGATAAAGATAATCGTGGTACAGTGGAAACACGTCAGGCTTGGCTTAGCTATAATACTTCACCGTCTACCAAGTTTACTGCTGGTAAAATAATTATGTGGGATGGTTTTCTGCATGATGATTATCTAAATGGTATTACGGTAGATACTAAACTTAGTAATATTACTAGTTTTTATGGTGCAACAGGTCGTTCATCGGTTAACCCCGATACTATTGTTAATGCTGCAACTCTTTCTACAAAAGCTGGCGACGTAGACTTATCCGCCCGTTATTTAACGGGTCATGTTGTTGGCGGAGCAGATAAGGGTAATATTATTGGTGGTACTTTTGGATATAACTTTAAGAACGGTCCTGCCTTTATGTTTGGTTATGCGAATAATACTCGTGCGGCAGACGGGAAAGATGGAAAATTGGAAAAGGTAAACCTTTATAAAAACATTGGTGGTACTGATGTTACCCTAAGATATGAGAAACAAGGTCCTGCCTTCGATACTCCTATAGAAAATTGTATTCATACAGGATGGTGGGGTGACCAGTACATAAGGGGGCTAAAGGGCTACCGCGCAATTGTAGGTCGTACAATTGCACCGAATACGTATCTAGAAACATTCTATGGCGATTACAAAACGATTGATGGTGACATGTCTGCTAAAAAATATGGATTTAGCGTACAAGTAAGCTTCTAA
- a CDS encoding sensor histidine kinase, producing MKYAVSLSLLTVLIITFLLGGTFIFLIKHELAVDIPWLRHKEANILHSAANENIESFHNDRKKILVLHSYDSEMPWVKLEEEGIKSVFQQEKQAILSFDYMDTKYNITPDYLSNLYKFYEQKYKGKKFDAVIVTDDAAYDFARTYQQTLFPLTPIIFCGVNYFNEADIKDKEWVTGVIEDVDIKDTIDVALALQPQVKKIVVINDETAVGKANKQLLEKSMPVFKEKVQFVFLEKMAMSEVLEQVAALSDDTIVLLMTFNVDKNDTIFSYEESGSLIGAKSRVPVYCFWDFYLQDGMLGGMITSGYNQGKTAGQMARKIVFEGAKLADMPVVTESTKQYMFGFNALRKAGIKEEQLPAGSVIVNKPVTFYETYKSLVWFLMVLFVVLLFLVTVLAININRRRKVEEEIRQLNRALENQVSERTRALQDTNSTLRQTLEDLHQARRHLVESEKMALLGELVAGIAHEINTPIGNSITAISHLTMLTGEFNQKFLGGQMKRSDLETYLESCNKVSKIITTNLDRAAELIRSFKKVAVDQLVEERRNFDLKEYIQDVLISLNPQLKKTQHKINVTCPEGINVYWYPGAFWQIISNMLNNSILHAYDPEESGTISITISYEAGIITLIYADDGKGMEAEVQKKIFEPFFTTRRGTGGTGLGMHIVYNLVVFKMKGTVECASQLGNGTVFTIKLPERT from the coding sequence GTGAAATATGCAGTGTCTTTGAGTTTACTAACTGTGCTGATTATTACGTTTTTATTGGGTGGAACTTTTATTTTTCTAATCAAGCACGAATTAGCAGTAGACATTCCTTGGCTGAGGCATAAAGAAGCTAATATTCTACATTCTGCTGCTAATGAAAATATAGAGTCTTTTCACAATGACCGGAAAAAGATATTGGTTCTTCATTCCTATGACTCTGAAATGCCCTGGGTGAAATTAGAAGAAGAGGGGATTAAGTCGGTTTTTCAACAGGAAAAACAAGCGATACTTTCTTTTGACTATATGGATACGAAATACAATATTACTCCTGATTATCTAAGTAACTTATATAAGTTTTATGAACAAAAATATAAAGGGAAGAAATTTGATGCTGTGATTGTTACGGATGATGCAGCTTATGACTTTGCACGAACATACCAGCAAACCCTTTTTCCTCTCACTCCTATTATTTTCTGTGGTGTTAATTATTTTAATGAAGCAGATATAAAAGACAAGGAATGGGTAACGGGAGTCATTGAGGACGTTGATATAAAGGACACTATTGATGTTGCTTTAGCCCTACAGCCTCAAGTGAAAAAGATTGTTGTTATTAATGATGAAACTGCAGTTGGTAAAGCCAATAAACAATTACTAGAAAAGAGTATGCCTGTTTTTAAGGAAAAGGTACAATTTGTATTCTTAGAAAAGATGGCGATGTCAGAAGTTCTAGAGCAAGTAGCTGCCCTTTCAGATGACACAATCGTATTACTTATGACTTTTAATGTGGATAAGAACGATACTATCTTTAGTTATGAGGAAAGTGGTAGTTTAATTGGTGCAAAAAGTAGGGTGCCTGTATATTGTTTTTGGGACTTCTACTTACAAGATGGTATGTTAGGCGGGATGATAACCAGCGGGTATAATCAAGGGAAAACTGCGGGCCAGATGGCCCGAAAGATTGTCTTTGAAGGTGCAAAATTAGCTGACATGCCTGTGGTAACAGAAAGTACAAAGCAGTACATGTTTGGCTTTAATGCACTACGCAAGGCTGGTATCAAGGAAGAGCAATTACCAGCAGGTAGCGTTATTGTGAATAAGCCAGTTACCTTCTATGAGACGTATAAATCCTTAGTTTGGTTCTTGATGGTACTATTTGTAGTATTACTGTTTTTAGTAACAGTATTAGCTATTAATATAAACCGCCGTAGGAAGGTTGAGGAAGAGATCCGTCAGCTCAATAGGGCCTTAGAGAATCAAGTATCTGAGCGAACTAGGGCATTGCAGGATACGAATTCTACCTTGCGGCAGACCTTGGAAGATTTGCATCAGGCTCGTCGTCACTTGGTAGAGTCAGAGAAAATGGCCTTATTAGGTGAGTTAGTAGCAGGTATAGCCCATGAAATAAATACACCGATAGGAAATAGTATTACGGCAATTTCGCATTTGACAATGTTGACAGGAGAATTCAATCAAAAATTCTTGGGTGGTCAAATGAAACGATCCGATTTAGAAACCTATTTAGAGTCTTGTAATAAAGTAAGTAAAATTATTACTACTAATCTAGATCGTGCTGCAGAGTTGATTCGTAGTTTTAAAAAAGTTGCAGTTGACCAATTAGTTGAAGAACGACGGAATTTTGATTTAAAAGAATACATACAGGATGTATTGATAAGCCTAAATCCTCAATTAAAAAAGACTCAGCACAAGATAAACGTAACTTGTCCTGAGGGCATTAATGTTTATTGGTATCCCGGAGCCTTTTGGCAAATTATATCAAACATGCTGAATAATTCCATATTGCATGCTTATGATCCAGAAGAATCAGGCACGATTTCCATTACTATTTCTTATGAAGCTGGGATTATTACCTTGATTTATGCAGATGATGGAAAAGGTATGGAGGCAGAGGTACAAAAGAAGATATTTGAGCCATTTTTTACAACTCGGCGGGGTACTGGTGGTACTGGTCTTGGTATGCATATTGTATATAATCTGGTGGTTTTTAAAATGAAAGGAACCGTTGAGTGTGCTAGTCAGCTGGGAAACGGTACGGTTTTCACAATAAAACTTCCAGAACGTACTTAA
- a CDS encoding DUF3369 domain-containing protein, with protein sequence MDDELLFVEETDVRDTKAAGQIKVLIVDDEEEVHIVTKLVLNNFVFEGKKIELLSVYSASEAKTVLEEHGDIALILLDVVMERADAGLELVKYIREVMENKLVRIVLRTGQPGEAPEAQIIVEYDINDYKEKTELTAQKLITTLISALRSHRDLLTIAMNKQGLEKIIKSSPEIFRMQSMQNFAAGVLMQLIAMLGLNKNSLYVKVSSFAATRKKDGEIKVLAATGTFDSETYEDISIDVKNKLDYVLMAKQSIFFEDYFILYWQSADDYVYLIYMEGGQRLSELDRRLLDVFCLNVSSAFENLKLHLEMYNTQREVFFRLAEVAETRSKETGNHVRRVAEYARLLAEKYGLPDDEVDLIHLATPMHDIGKLGIPDEILNKPGKLTLTEFEVVKLHANIGYDMLKGSHLTMLKAAAIIAQQHHERYDGKGYSSGLKGEEIHIYARIAAIADVFDALSCKRVYKEAWPLNEILTYFKEARGGQFDPVLVDLFFANLDEIIKVREKYADE encoded by the coding sequence ATGGATGATGAATTGTTATTTGTAGAAGAGACGGATGTACGTGATACTAAGGCAGCAGGACAGATAAAAGTTTTGATCGTTGATGATGAAGAAGAAGTACATATTGTTACCAAGTTAGTATTAAATAACTTTGTATTTGAAGGTAAAAAGATTGAGCTTCTTAGTGTTTATTCTGCTAGTGAAGCTAAGACGGTACTAGAGGAACATGGGGATATTGCTCTTATTTTATTAGATGTTGTCATGGAGAGAGCTGATGCCGGGTTAGAATTGGTAAAATACATTCGAGAAGTTATGGAAAATAAGTTGGTACGGATTGTATTGCGTACGGGCCAGCCGGGGGAAGCGCCAGAAGCCCAGATTATTGTAGAATACGACATTAATGATTATAAAGAAAAAACGGAATTAACAGCCCAAAAGCTGATAACTACCTTAATCTCTGCGTTACGTTCTCATCGAGATTTATTGACAATTGCCATGAATAAACAAGGGTTAGAAAAAATTATCAAGTCTTCACCTGAGATTTTTCGTATGCAATCCATGCAAAACTTTGCCGCTGGCGTACTAATGCAACTCATCGCAATGCTTGGACTTAATAAGAATAGCTTGTATGTCAAGGTATCGAGTTTTGCCGCTACGCGAAAGAAGGACGGAGAAATAAAAGTTTTAGCAGCTACAGGTACCTTTGATAGTGAAACCTACGAAGATATTTCGATTGACGTGAAAAATAAACTTGATTACGTTCTTATGGCAAAACAAAGTATATTTTTTGAGGATTACTTTATCTTATACTGGCAAAGTGCAGACGATTATGTGTACCTAATTTATATGGAAGGTGGACAAAGACTTAGTGAGTTAGATAGGCGTTTATTAGATGTTTTTTGTTTAAATGTTTCTTCTGCCTTTGAAAATCTTAAATTGCATTTAGAAATGTATAATACACAACGAGAGGTTTTCTTTCGTTTGGCCGAAGTGGCAGAAACACGATCAAAAGAAACAGGCAATCATGTAAGGCGTGTTGCTGAATACGCTCGTTTGCTGGCTGAAAAATATGGATTACCAGATGATGAAGTGGATCTCATTCATTTGGCGACTCCTATGCATGATATAGGTAAACTAGGGATACCTGACGAGATATTAAATAAACCAGGGAAATTAACACTAACTGAGTTTGAAGTTGTCAAACTTCACGCTAATATTGGCTATGATATGTTAAAGGGATCTCATTTAACGATGTTAAAAGCAGCAGCTATTATTGCGCAGCAACACCATGAACGATATGATGGCAAGGGATATTCCAGTGGGCTAAAAGGGGAAGAAATTCATATTTATGCTAGAATCGCCGCCATTGCCGATGTATTTGATGCACTAAGCTGCAAAAGAGTATATAAAGAAGCCTGGCCATTAAATGAAATTTTGACCTATTTCAAAGAAGCTAGGGGAGGGCAATTTGATCCTGTATTAGTTGATTTGTTTTTTGCTAATTTGGATGAAATCATTAAGGTGAGAGAAAAGTATGCAGATGAATAA
- the deoD gene encoding purine-nucleoside phosphorylase, producing MSLHIDAKEGDIASTVLMPGDPLRAKFIAENFLENAVCYNEVRGMYGYTGYYQGKRVSVQGSGMGIPSISIYAHELMASYNVKNIIRIGTCGSLQENVKIKDIVLAMSASHDSNINLQRFEGMTFAPTANFELLKKAYDVAQRLGIEAKVGNVFTTDTFYHDDYEDWKRWTKFGVLAVEMETAGLYTLAAKHGVKALTIVTVSDSLVTGEATSAAERQTTFTQMMKIALEMVE from the coding sequence ATGAGTTTACATATTGATGCAAAAGAAGGCGATATCGCTAGTACGGTATTAATGCCTGGTGATCCACTTAGGGCCAAGTTTATAGCGGAGAACTTTTTGGAAAATGCTGTTTGTTATAATGAAGTGCGCGGTATGTACGGGTACACAGGATATTACCAGGGCAAAAGAGTTTCTGTACAAGGTTCGGGAATGGGGATTCCTTCTATATCTATTTATGCCCATGAGTTAATGGCGAGCTATAATGTGAAAAATATTATTCGGATTGGTACTTGTGGATCATTACAGGAAAATGTAAAAATTAAGGACATTGTTCTAGCTATGTCAGCTTCTCATGATTCTAATATTAATCTACAACGGTTTGAGGGTATGACCTTTGCTCCTACAGCAAATTTTGAATTATTAAAAAAGGCATATGATGTAGCACAGCGGTTAGGGATTGAAGCTAAAGTCGGAAATGTGTTTACAACGGATACCTTTTATCATGATGATTATGAGGATTGGAAGCGTTGGACCAAATTTGGTGTATTGGCGGTCGAGATGGAAACTGCAGGATTATATACTTTGGCTGCAAAACATGGTGTAAAAGCGTTAACCATTGTGACAGTGAGTGATAGCTTAGTTACAGGTGAAGCTACTTCTGCTGCAGAACGCCAGACGACTTTTACGCAAATGATGAAAATTGCTTTAGAAATGGTAGAGTAA
- the thiS gene encoding sulfur carrier protein ThiS, with product MKKLEVMLNGNLEKLAKEMNLFTFLLSKGLNLDTIIVEYQGNIVKKEEWAMITLQDKDCLEVLNFVGGG from the coding sequence GTGAAAAAGTTGGAGGTTATGCTAAACGGAAACCTTGAAAAATTAGCGAAGGAGATGAATTTATTTACGTTTTTACTTAGTAAGGGTTTGAATCTCGACACCATTATTGTGGAATATCAAGGTAATATAGTAAAGAAAGAGGAATGGGCAATGATTACTTTGCAAGATAAAGATTGTTTAGAAGTGCTAAATTTTGTTGGCGGAGGCTGA